The Nematostella vectensis chromosome 11, jaNemVect1.1, whole genome shotgun sequence nucleotide sequence tcccagcgcataacgagttacctgctgtactgtcgagttgcctgctatatgtttttatcagagtaaatcacttacaaatgcctaaaaagtgaagcttaagAAACGGAGAATActatattcccagtgcataacgagttacctgctgatgtactgtcgagttgcctgctatatgtttttattaaagtaaatcatgtacaaataccaaaaagtgaacgtttaacaacgacgaatacgatattcccagcgcataacgagttacctgctgtactttcgagttgcctgctatatgtttttattaaagtaaatcacgtacaaattccaaaaaagtgaagcttgaatgacgacgaatatgatattcccagtgcatagcaaggtacctgctgtactgtcgagttgcctgctatatgtttttatcagagtaaatcacttacaaatgcctaaaaagtgaagcttaaacaacggagaatacaatattcccagtgcataacgagttacctgctgtactatcgagttgcctgctatatgtttttattaaagtaaatcacgtataaataccaaaaagtgaacatttaacaacgacgaacacgatattcccagcgcataacgagttacctgctgtactgtcgagttgcctgctatatgattttattaaagtaaatcacgtacaaattccaaaaaagtgaagcttgaatgacgacgaatacgatattcccagcgcataacgagttacctgctgtactgtcgagttgcctgctatatgtttttatcagagtaaatcacttacaaatgcctaaaaagtgaagcttaagAAACGGAGAATActatattcccagtgcataacgagttacctgctgttgtactgtcgagttgcctgctatatgtttttattaaagtaaatcatgtacaaataccaaaaagtgaacgtttaacaacgacgaatacgatattcccagcgcataacgagttacctgctgtactttcgagttgcctgctatatgtttttattaaagtaaatcacgtacaaattccaaaaaagtgaagcttgaatgacgacgaatactcCCAGTGCATAGCAAggtacctgctgtactgtcgagttgcctgctatatgtttttatcagagtaaatcacttacaaatgcctaaaaagtgaagcttaaacaacggagaatacaatattcccagtgcataacgagttacctgctgtactgtcgagttgcctgctatatgtttttattaaagtaaatcacgtacaaattccaaaaaagtgaagcttgaatgacgacgaatatgatattcccagtgcataacgaggtaactgctgtactgtcgagttgcctgctaaatgtttttattaaagtaaagcacgtataaataccaaaaagtgaacattcaacaacgacgaatacgatattcccagtgcataacgagttacctgctgtactatcgagttgcctgctatatgtttttattaaagtaaaccacgcacaaataccaaaaagtgaacatttaataATGAAGAATACAAtcttcccagtgcataacgagttacctgctgtactgtcgagttgcctgctatatgtttttattaaagtaaatcacgcacaattaccaaaaagtgaacattcaacaacgacgaatacgatattcccagcgtataacgagttacctgctatactgtcgagttgcctgctatatgttttttattaaagtaaatcacgtataaatgccaaaaagtaaacatttaacaaccacgaatacaatattcccagtgcataacgagttacctgctgtactgtcgagttgcctgctatatgtttttaataaatataaacacgtacaaatgccaaaaagtgaagctgtaacaacaacgaatacaatattcccagtgtataacgagttacctgctgtactgtcgagttgcctgttatatgtttttgttcGAGTAAATTacgtacaaatgccaaaaagttaACATTTAAATCTGGTATTCGTACCGAGGCGTCTGTGTGGGGTTATAAAATGTATGGTAATAGACGTTAGTGCGTGGGTTAAAGTGTGCAAttatggctattatatatggtgtattgcattggggatgttagttaAGAGTTGTGGCTATAAATGAAAGGTAGAAAACGGGCTTGGAGTTAGGGCAGTACAGTGTATTTGACCTTGGAACGAGGGTGATAATTACCTGTTGATAATTTCCTGTGAGTGTAATGTGAGCTTGTGAAAAATCAAGTCAATAACAAGACCGGTGAGGAATAATATCTGAAAGCGTGCAGATAGGGGACAAAGCAATGATGGCAAATAGAAGATAGATAGTGGTTATATAACTATTGGACAGTTGGCTCCTTGAGTATGGGTTTTTATATTGTGTCGTGTAGAGAGAGTTTGTTAGGATTCGCGCTCTACGTTAGTGACTGATAATCGATGAGCTTAAGCGATGGCCCATATCGAGCGAAAATAATACGCGTAGATATGGCAGAGAAACGGTAGGAATTACAGTGCAGGTTAAGATGTGTAAATCACGTGCAAGTGCCAAAAGttaacatttaacaacgacgaatacgatagtTCCAGTATATGTTTCTATTCGAGTTAATCacttacaaatgccaaaaaagtgaagctttaataacgacgaatacgatattcccagtgcatcacgagttacctgctgtactgtcaagttgcctgctatatgtttttataaaagtaaatcacgaaaacattccaaaaaagtgaggCTTTAATAACGACATACATAATTTGTCGTATTTCGAAAGTTTCGCACTGTTATTTCAGTCAGAACTCTAGATATCGACttttttcccacggtcacgtgattgatgacgtcatattttaaaagttcataattgtaaaatcccatgtgctatttgtatatttcgaaagtttcgtaatgttttctcaataggaactcgagaaaatattttttcccacggtcacgtgattgatgacgtcatgagaaTAACTAATACGGCGTTGTCttcgttattacatttgtacacttAGGTTAAAGTTTGATGACTATCGGTGAAAATGGGACGTAGATATTGCGACAATTGTGTATTGTAACGACTTGCCTGCTGGAACATTCAACGTcacacagtcacgtgattaataatatttgatatcatacatgcatgaatatgtttgttgtactttttgTACAATCGTGTCAAAATTTCGTGACAATCGGCCAAATACCTGCCGAGATATTACACAAATCATCACatttgagttgcctgctaactTCACTGAGTTGCCTGCTGAGTTGCCTGCCAGCTTTACTATGGTGGCTGGGTGAACTGAGGGGTGTCATTGTTTGGCTTGGTTGATTGAAGGATTAGTTCAGGGGAATCACTGCTTAGCTGATTGAACTTTGAGGCATCTCTGATCTCGAACCAGAATACTGAATATGATACAACCACTGGTATTTGTAATCTTTAATAAGATCTCTTGAGTGCAGAGATATAATATACAACTGCTACAGATGGCAGGGCCGTAGCTAGGAAACTTTGTTCAGGGTGgggcgggagggggggggggggaggcagcCTCAGATATTACTTATTTGCTTCGGGGACAGATGCTAATTTTTCATGTGTCTTTTGTAAATTCCTGCTCTACAAAAGGTAAGGTTGCCCCACTGCTACGTCCctataataattatatttcaTGTACTGTGCTACATACCTTCCCTAATACGACTGCAATGAAATTCATTTACCTGCAACCTACCAATATATGTAACTTGGGCAAAAACCGCTGCGGCGAGAAGGGGCTAACAGAGGCTTTAtttggtttatttattttttgtctcGATCCGTTCCGAAGAGGTACGAGGATGACAGAAACAACTGCATTCTGTAACACAGTGTCCTTTGGTGCttttctattgcaattctATCAACAGGCCCGTGTAACAGTCTCGTACCCAGACGAAGCGCGATGCATTTTGGGGAGATTGAAGAAGCGCACGGTGCATGACGGTCAGGATGCGGTTTCAGAGGTCGGAAttcgcttgtttttttttttctcgtctccgcttcaggattcctgtggatgtcCGCGCAACAGCAGataacgactgggtacgagtctgccCGTGTAATGCGATGAGTAATTTTACTAAAAGACTACATTTGGTAGTAGTCTGAGTCAAATCCCTAGACAATTGTGTtgctaatatttttttatcactatAACTCCTTACACGAGGAAGGTTTGGAACATTTTATGGCGTAAGTCAACCAATTCATTATCATGCATACATTTGCTAGTCAGATGATTTGGAGCTACAATTCTAAGCTGTCAGTGCAAAGTAATATGTGCTATCTCCCTAAACCAATGCGATTCCAAATTCAATtactcccccaccccactccACCCACCTATATAGGTATTTCAccaatatttttatacaatGTAAATTCCTAGGGCTGGGAGGTCCTTTAAGAAAATTAGCTGTGTCAGTGGGTAGGGGGTTATGAATCTGGAGTTATACATGCCTAATCTATTTACCAATCATAGGGGTTAATTTCCCGAGTGGCTGCATAACTCTCTGTGTCCATTTATCTATAGGGGCGTTGACTAATACCCTAAGTGGCTGTATACATCTCTGCATGCAAATTCATCTATAGGGGCGTTAGCTAATACCCCGAGTGGCTGCATTACATTTTGTGTCTATTTATCTATAGTGGCATTGGTTATTTCTGAGTGGCTGTATAACTTTCTGTGTGCCCATCTGGCTGTATGACTCTCTGCATGACAATTCATCTATAGGGGTGttaccaagagaccatgatgtaagagaacgaatcccccgtattagggtatgtcccaatgatgacgtccgtaaaaactatttttagaacaagcagttatttttagatacgtctCTGATTGAAAAAGTTAtatccagaacttaataccattatattcacaccgatattacaaataaaagatttcaagtctttataatgaAGTCAATCTTATTCtagtgacaagggtttcttgagtgacatgattttctgaacatttgcgtgaaaaattgaagttcattcatctaaaaatgttataaatcaaagaaaaacaatggccttcttgtattaaaatacataacatagactctgagaatgcctaggtattctatctcaccgaattgcagagaaaaagaactttttaggagtctgcacgatgcatcttgaatgaactccaaatttaccgtctccccgacgtcttcccgttaaattatttataaaacacatagataactgaacattagataacttaacagataacaggacaccaccccatgagtagcattgtgatcatgagccttgaagagcagctaaaaggataaaaacagttagcgaacgaagtaaagaagtgcagagggaaaaaaatggtgtgaaattgtactagctcggggcgcccataaccaaatatggcgcgacgaaccatgtatggatgctatgattgacaagctcgcgctatctaaaaatagctttcatggacggcatcatgggccacggggattcgttcttttatatcatggtctcttggtgtTACCTAATACCCTGAGTAGCTGTATTACATTCGGAATCCTCATTTATTTACTGGAAAGTTATCAGGTACTCAGGATAGCACTGACTGTCGTGAAAAACTACGAATACACTTCCTCCGCCATTGTCTACTGAGTCGTACAGAATCTCCGGTATTGAAGCATTTATGCAGGGAGGGTTGAGGAGACCTTGGCGACCCTGTGTATATTTCCCAACTAGGACCTTGGCTACGTACATGTGTCTGCCATTTCCACTTTGATGTGCGTAACCCATGGAGTAAGAGGCGCTTGCTGCGAAGTATACACCATTTCCTAATGCAGTACCTATaagataataacaacaatttactgtagtgtctttaaaaaaaatgtttattcgTTTTTATTTCTTGTGCTGTGTCTCTTCCGTATAGTAAATTGCATATTGTATTGACTATGGTCGCGGTATTCAATGGCACACTATGTTGCGCTTTTCGACATCTCGCCGCCTCGACCTCGTATCGTTAAACCCCGTGAAAACAGCGTGTAAACTTTGTGTTTCTGGGCCACAACATTATGCTGTGCGTTATGTATGCAATGTTGGAATGTGCTGGGTGGCGCTGGAAGATGTGGAAATTCCGTTATCACTTGTCGTTTAGTGAACCGAACAAAGCAAATTGTGTGTACACACAGACGTCGTTGTTCTTTTGATTTGCAATGTTCGCACAAACGCACACTTAACATCGACGGACATTTCGACAGCATCGATCCGCGTTATCAGTGCTTGACGACATTTGACGGCACGAAAAAACACTTTAATTTGCTGCTCTATAGTTCTTAAACTTTATCTATAACGTCACCCTTCCCCAATAACGAGGTATTTGGTGCCTTACCGCTTGCTTTCCCTGCAAAGCTTCTGTTGAATCCTTGTGTGTTGATGGCGCTGACGTTTGAGCCATTAGTTCCGTGAAAAAGAGTTCTCTCATTGTTTATTCCTACGTTGTCTTTGTCCATTTTGTCCTTCTTAACCATGTACGCTCGGTAGAGGTGAGGGTTTTGTACGCGTTGAATCTGATTGATATTACCAGTTCCACCCGTACTATAAAATAAGTGTAATATGTTATGTGTTGTTGTCAATGATAATTATGTATGGCGACGGAGCAACATCATATATGATAACAAGGGCGTCGGAGTGGTCCCAAAagtgcaggggggggggggggggggggagggggcggaAGTgaccggggggagggggttggagGGTGATTGAGATAGAGAACAGATAGAAGTGAATACAAAAAGTTGTAAAAATACCACACTTGTAACATAATTTATGTACAAACCGTGCgttcatgtaaaaaaaaaacttttgaaagtaggggggggggggggttgggggggggcaagCGTGAACAGTCCGCCGCCACTGTGTAGATATAAGAGGACATTGGCAACTTTCAGAGGACATTGTTAACTTGTTATAAATTAAAGCCATACACTATGTGCCTGCCTACCAGACTGCCTACCTGACTACCAGATGTTCTACCAGATAAAACCGCAATACGTAAATAACTAGCTACAAACCTTTTGAAAAGATTGCTGACTGTCTGGTATTCAGTCGAAGTTTGTGACAGATTGACCGTGTGCACTGTCTTTTCCTTGCCATCCGTCCCCACAGGCATCGGATCCCAATTTGGAGGTAGAGAGACCGAGCTTCCTGCAGAAGATATAAAATTGTAGGGTCAGGAGGCGAGAACCCTAGAAATGGGAGAGGGCTGAATATTATTCCAAATCCCTATgtctaatttttatttaggTATCTTATAAGTCCAAATACATCGAATGTGAGAAAGTTTTTAGGAAAATATTTGATTATTAAAATTGAACTTTTGAACAAAAGGAAGATCCCAAACGTTTGATAACTGACGGGGAGGTTACTGAAtttctttgctttttcttcttcttgtgACCAGTTTGTGAGTGTGACTGTGCTTTATATCCAAAGGTTTCACGCTCTTCTCTTTGGGTGAATTACGTTGCCGGCTCTCCATATATTGCAATGTCCAGTTCCTTCAAGAATAACTCTACATCCACGTCTTTTAGGGATAAATTAATGTTTGCATACAAAAGAAAGGCCTTAGGGTGTTTTTATTACCTGAAGTAACTCCCACAATTCCCCGCGTCACTGTTATCTGCTGTCCACCGCTTTGACTGACACCTGTCATCGTAGCCATGGTGATCACGAACGTTTCGTGACCGTGCTTGACGGTAACGCTTGGTGTCTTGTTGCTATGGGCCTTCTCGATCTCTGCATTCACGTGTTTGTCGAACACCACAGAAGTACCGTTCTTGTTATACTGCCAGCGAATGGTCTTGTACAGCACCGAGGCATGCTCTTTGGCCTTGTCTTTCTCTTTACGATCGTTTAGCTCTTTCCAAACGTCATTGACAAGCGACATTACATCTTGTGCCCCGCCTCCGATAACGACTCGATTTGACGCATCATCGAAATTTATATCTATGTCGTTCTTGAAAGCTTTTGCGCTTAACGTCTGGCGCTGTGAGCTGCTTAGACTCGACACTGCCTCGTCTTTAACCTCCTGAGTTACGCAGACGCTTTTAAAAGCATCAACCAGGGCTTTCACTGCGTCGTCGACGGCATTATTACTTTTTCCATAGACTGTGAACTTCACAGTGTCTTGGGAACGAGGCTGGATTACTGCTGACTGCGAATTCTTGGAGGAGTAAGACTTTCTCGGCGAGACCGCTTTCTTGAATAAGGACGATGTGCCGAGTTTATGCAGTTGGAGCTGAAAGGCTTGCAGCAAGGTGGCCTTGTTGAAAATAACGACCTTAATCTCGGTGATGCTGTTCAGCTTGGGGCAGATATTCCTGAATGCATTAAAGGTCAGGTCGGCAGAGTCGGCCTCGGAAAGCCCAAAGCCACCTGTGCCACACGCTGGGAGCGACACTGACTTAAATCCCTGAGCATCGCCCGCCTGGAGACAACTTTCCAAGCACTGCGACAGCTGCGTTTTGCTGTTACCTCCAGGAACCATGTGGATCACGTGATTGACACCCAGGTTGTAGCCTCTTGTAATCACCGCTGAACCAGCAGGTTGCTGGCCTAGTTGTGAGCATTCTTGTTGGAGGCGTGGTCCCGCCGCTGCAGAAACTGCTTTGCTTACTTCTCCAGCTTGCTGCATATCCATGGAGGTGCCAATGATATTCACAATCGCATCTACTGGGGCGTTTTCTTTGGTCAAATCGCCAGGGACTACCCGAATGAGAACACCGCTGATTTGAGCAGGCATGGTGGAGCTTGCTTGAGCAACAGGCATAGGAGCACCTTTGGATGTTAAGCTATTAAATTCTGTTTGGAATGCAGTTACCAACGCCTGGTCTTGAGGGAACACGACCAAACTAATATCGGTAATCCCTGTGTTGGGGTTGGCTCTGCAGTAGTTTAATGCGCTGCTTAGCATTATTCTGCAGGCCTCATGGTGTGGAAAGCTGAATCCACCTGTTCCTATGATAGGAAAGGCAATTGTATTCATCCCTAGCAGATCTGTGTTTTCCAAGCAGCTTTGTACCAGTTTATCAAGTCCCTGTAAAAGAATAATCAATTAAGCGTTATTCCATATAAAAGAagataatataatattataatccATATAATAAACTTCATGTTTCTTTACACATTGTTCCCTTTCTTTGACACGTACTTTCTTCCTATATGGCCTTTATCCTTTCTCGTCTCCTTACGTTCTCATTCCATCCATTTCCCTCTATTATTTATACCCTACTTTCTTCCTCCCGTTCTACATTTTGCCGATCTATCCTACCTGCGCTGCGTCCACATCTTCTTTTATCTATTCTTTCTCTCTTTTATTCTTTCCATTTTCCTACCTACCACCTCTGCTCTCTTTAAATTTCCTCCCTTCCTCCTTTCCTTCCTCTAGAAATCCTTACAGATTCATAACTCACGTTAGCCGCGGAGCCGTTGACACCGTTCCAGTTGGAACATTGTCCATGCATCACATGCTTGCAGTTAGTCATAGAACCACTTGAGGTGACTGTAACACCGCCGGAAGTCGGTGTGTTTTGTACTGCTTGCTGTAGCTGCGGGTCAGCGGAGTAAAAGGCTTTGGCAAGCTGGCCTTGGGTTAGGGTGACTAAAATATCCGCCTGGAGGGTTGGAAACAAAGTCAGCTTCATAATCACATAACGTCTTTCTATACCAAGGCCAATCATAATACTATTGATTATACTTATTATATGCACAGTAACTTTCCCTTTTCACCCATCACACATCATCAATATCTTGAAGTGTGATTGTCAAATAACCTAGTCTCTTCTGTTCAAGCTCATCTCtcttaaattattattgatatCTTACCTTTTGTTTAACAATGTCTCCCTGGTTCCACGCTATCACTGTCTTCCCTACTGACACCTGGTTTCCACCTAAGTGCGGAATGACAAACCCTTCCTCGTCCTCGCTGTCTTCCCCCGAGTCGCTCTCGCTTCCCCGACCAGTAAATGACTGCCATAATTTACTAAGAAGTGGTTTGCCAGCGCGACGCTGTGCATTCTGGGCCGATCCGTTACCGCCGGTAGACTGTCCAGCAGAGGGTCCCTGGAGCTGCGGTTGCGCAACCTCAATGACACAGTGGTGTTCTTGCTCCACAGTTCTGGTCAGCGCGGCTTCTTTTCCATCAGCAAAAAGCTTTTTCAGGCCAGGCTGAGTGACTTGCGACGACTTTGTAACGATGGTACCTACAAGCTGCACTAAAGCAGCCTTGGCCCTGCTGATGCCATTCTTCGTTCCAGTGATTGAAAGCTCGTTGGACTTGATTGTAGGAGCAAACTTCACGCCTTGGTCCTTGAGTTTCTCTTCGAAACCCTTCAAGTCCGTCATCCTGTGCCACACGATATAACGACGTTGCACGGCAGACGCTAAGGGGTACTTTTCTGTTTTAATGGCGTTTTCTTCAAGAAACCTTTTAACTCGCTGCTCCGCTTTATCGACATCATCTGCAAATCCAGTGAACCAAGTCTCGTTCCACTTGTTCCTTCGTACATAGACATTACACCTTCCTTTGACATCGTCACAAACTGCGCTCCATTGTTTGCTTGCAAGAAGAtcttgattgtcctttcccaCGTCGATCTTGACCTCCTTAATGAGCTTGGTAACTACTTCAGAGGCTTTGTCTGCCTCGGTGCTGGAGCTTCCAAAAACAGAACACTTCCCGCTGACTTCAGCGATGGAGAAGACTGCTTCAATCTTCTGTTTCTTCATCTCTTCCTTAACCCTTGCAAGACCCTGGTCAGTATTGAGCATCTCTGCGACGTTAGCGCTTAATGACAGCGTTTTTCCTGACATTTGTCCGAGCTTTTGGTAGACCTTCATGATAGCTTTCTCATACTGTTCCTTGGGGCCTTTCACTAAGACCTCTTGTTTTTGTAAATCAACTTGCACTATCATATCAGGATACTCTACCTGTATTGCTTTACCAAATTCAAGTTTGTCAAGAAGGAATATTTTCTCTTCGTCTGTATCACCACTGTTAATAGTCGTCTCCTTGTAAGACTTGGCCTGAAGATTTTTTTCGATTTCTTCTTTTAAGGATTTCAAGCATGTCACCTTAATTTGCCTGCAGTTTGCGTCTTGTTGGAAATAAAAACTGTTTTGTCCACGCTCTTGCTTAAGTGTTGTAAGACTCCGCAGCAATAGTTTCCAGGAGTCGGCACCAGTTCCAGGTACATCATAATCAAAGCTTACGAATCTGGCCATCATAGAATCGAAAACTTCGACAGCATCATCGTGTCTGTTTGCACATGTCGGGTCTTTTTCTGTGATGGTTTGAGTCCTGGAATTGCTTTTGTATACCAAATCGAA carries:
- the LOC5500942 gene encoding uncharacterized protein LOC5500942, with translation MGYFGEDNQSDQSSDYSGEQSYQSFKRDRASRGRGRGRTAWTQPTPGTGENETRPDVIELHDKNEDWKHAPARKVKQNNNKRKRNQRRKQNRQESSQNNSNHSKFLVSVGNRCDIETLKNYLEAMTTEGVARIAPIHEGEFLVFFDCMRDFSKAEEKISKTPLEGAKVTITRLCHNPTWCVRVEGFASGTTFDQLRFYFANAKNGGGEVNKLEFTEGNNTAVIYFNSQEVVKNLLSKEHKLGDSILKLTGVPQSMDEEGPKHHGQTTNPKHNGGNKETTSSSQTPTDYKPGIIEVAVDLNIMEFVRKSKYFLELVTSLREIGFDLVYKSNSRTQTITEKDPTCANRHDDAVEVFDSMMARFVSFDYDVPGTGADSWKLLLRSLTTLKQERGQNSFYFQQDANCRQIKVTCLKSLKEEIEKNLQAKSYKETTINSGDTDEEKIFLLDKLEFGKAIQVEYPDMIVQVDLQKQEVLVKGPKEQYEKAIMKVYQKLGQMSGKTLSLSANVAEMLNTDQGLARVKEEMKKQKIEAVFSIAEVSGKCSVFGSSSTEADKASEVVTKLIKEVKIDVGKDNQDLLASKQWSAVCDDVKGRCNVYVRRNKWNETWFTGFADDVDKAEQRVKRFLEENAIKTEKYPLASAVQRRYIVWHRMTDLKGFEEKLKDQGVKFAPTIKSNELSITGTKNGISRAKAALVQLVGTIVTKSSQVTQPGLKKLFADGKEAALTRTVEQEHHCVIEVAQPQLQGPSAGQSTGGNGSAQNAQRRAGKPLLSKLWQSFTGRGSESDSGEDSEDEEGFVIPHLGGNQVSVGKTVIAWNQGDIVKQKADILVTLTQGQLAKAFYSADPQLQQAVQNTPTSGGVTVTSSGSMTNCKHVMHGQCSNWNGVNGSAANGLDKLVQSCLENTDLLGMNTIAFPIIGTGGFSFPHHEACRIMLSSALNYCRANPNTGITDISLVVFPQDQALVTAFQTEFNSLTSKGAPMPVAQASSTMPAQISGVLIRVVPGDLTKENAPVDAIVNIIGTSMDMQQAGEVSKAVSAAAGPRLQQECSQLGQQPAGSAVITRGYNLGVNHVIHMVPGGNSKTQLSQCLESCLQAGDAQGFKSVSLPACGTGGFGLSEADSADLTFNAFRNICPKLNSITEIKVVIFNKATLLQAFQLQLHKLGTSSLFKKAVSPRKSYSSKNSQSAVIQPRSQDTVKFTVYGKSNNAVDDAVKALVDAFKSVCVTQEVKDEAVSSLSSSQRQTLSAKAFKNDIDINFDDASNRVVIGGGAQDVMSLVNDVWKELNDRKEKDKAKEHASVLYKTIRWQYNKNGTSVVFDKHVNAEIEKAHSNKTPSVTVKHGHETFVITMATMTGVSQSGGQQITVTRGIVGVTSGSSVSLPPNWDPMPVGTDGKEKTVHTVNLSQTSTEYQTVSNLFKSTGGTGNINQIQRVQNPHLYRAYMVKKDKMDKDNVGINNERTLFHGTNGSNVSAINTQGFNRSFAGKASGTALGNGVYFAASASYSMGYAHQSGNGRHMYVAKVLVGKYTQGRQGLLNPPCINASIPEILYDSVDNGGGSVFVVFHDSQCYPEYLITFQ